CGTCGCCAGAGGTGTCCCTCGGGTTGGTGCAAGTCGGTCGCTTCCTCCACCAGCTGACGCAGCTGGCGCACCGTGTAGACGTTTCCGTAACGGGCGCTGTACAGCGAATAGCCGAAGCGATGGTGCTGATTGGCGGCCAGGCCGGGAGGTGGCGGCTCGCAGTCCAGCAGGTTGGTTGTGTTGCGCCGTAGGTGGGCGGCGACGTGCTGGGCAAAGCAGGAACCAGCGGTGGCGATGCGTGCCCCGGGATGGATCCGTTGTTTGGTCTGCACCAGCTCGATCCAGCTGTCTGGCGATGCCGGGGTCTGGGCTACACCGGTTTTCCAGAAGGCCGACCCAGCCAGGTTCTGGTATGGATGACGGGTCATGGCATCCCACGCAGTGTTCTCCTTGGTTCCCGGTGAGCCGCCATCGGCTGTTGCGTTGACCTGTCGCATTCTCACCGTTTGGCGCAGCACGGGTGTGCATGCGGCGGCGGCCGCGTTGGATCAAGTCGATTCACGACAGATGCGGCAGTCGGTGCTGCTGCAGGAACTTCGGTACCGCCTCGACGGTGCACCGGGTCCACGCCTGCTGGTGGATGGAGTGTGGTTCGTGCATCCCCATGGTGGGATCTCCCGGGTGTGGGAGCAGATCCTGCGTTGCTGGGCGTTGCCGGGTTTGGTCGGTCAGGCGGCGCCGGTGCTGGTGGTTGATCGCGACTCCCACTTGGCCGCCATCGATCCGTTCCCGCAGCTGGCGGGGGATGTCTTTGATCCCCTCGACTGGTCGCGGTTGGCCCAGTGTTCCGAGACCAACCGCGCCTTGGTGGGACAAGCCGAGGCGGATGTGTTCGTCTCCAGCTGGATCACCAGCACCGGGGGGGAGCGGGCCTCGATTCCGGAATTGGCCCTGGTGCACGACTGCATCCCGGAGCGCTATTCAGGGCTCGACCCTGCCCTGCGTCAGCTTCGCAATCGCTGGTTGCTCGGTGCTGCTTCCCACCTGGCGGTGTCGGCTGCCACGGCCCGGGATCTCTCCCAGGCTCTGGCCAGCGATGTGGCTTCCATTCCTTGGTGTCATCCCTGCACTGTGCACTGTTTCAGCGCGGAGCCAACCCGTCGGGATCTATGGCCAGCTCTGCAGAGCCGCTTGCAGCTGCCGGAACCGTTCGTGCTGCTTCCAGCCTCCAGTTCAATCGGCAGTTACAAAAATCCCGAGTTGGTGCTGGAGGCGTTATCGGCTGATTCGCTTCAGTCGGTGCAGTTGCTCCTCAGTGGCGTAGCCGCGTTGAAGCATGCGCAGCGTTATCGGGAGTGCTTCCCCCGGCTGGCGGCTCGGATCCACGTGCATTCTCTGAATGATCTGGAGTTACAGCTGCTGTATCGCCACGCTCTGGCGGTGGTTGTTCCCAGCAGGCGCGAAGGCTTCGGGCTGCCGGTGCTCGAGGCTCTGGCCAGTGGTGGTCGAGTGCTCACCATGGACGTGGATGGGTTGCGCGAAGCGGCATCAGGTGCCGTGCCCTGTCTGGATCCAGAAGACCCGACGCTGCTGCGTCGCTGGTTGGAGTTGTTCTTGGATCCCGCTTCGCGGTCTTGGCTGGCACCACACCTGGCCCGCCGTCGTCAGGCGCGGCTGGCTGGGCTCAATTCCGATCTGCTTGGCTTAACGCTCCTGGCTGAGGCCAGGCGGCTGGCTACTCGCCAGTCTCGGTAGGCTGGCTCGCGATTCTGGTAGTTGCCGTAACCATGCTCAAGCTCCTGCTGGGTGATCCCAATGCCCGCAAGCTGAAGCGCTACCAGCCGATCGTCTCTGACGTCAATCTCCTGGAAGAGGAGATTGCTCCCCTCTCCGACGATGACTTGCGTGGCAAGACGGCATTCTTCCAAGAGCGCCTCGCCAACGCTGGCAGCCTGGAGAACCAGCGCCCGATCCTGGACGAAATCCTTCCTGAAGCTTTTGCTGTGGTGCGGGAAGCGGGCAAACGGGTCCTGGGCATGCGTCACTTCGATGTGCAGCTGATCGGTGGGATGGTTCTGCACGAAGGCCAGATCGCTGAGATGAAAACCGGGGAGGGCAAAACCTTGGTGGCCACCCTGCCCAGCTACCTCAATGCCCTCACCGGCCGCGGCGTGCACGTGGTGACGGTGAACGATTACCTGGCCCGCCGCGATGCCGAGTGGATGGGGCAGGTGCACCGTTTCCTTGGCCTCTCCGTCGGTCTGATCCAGCAGGACATGCGTCCGGAGGAGCGGCGTCGAAACTACGGCTGTGACATCACCTATGCCACCAACTCCGAGCTGGGCTTCGACTATCTGCGGGACAACATGGCCGCAGACATCAGTGAAGTCGTCCAGCGCCAGTTTCAGTATTGCGTGATCGATGAGGTCGATTCGATCTTGATCGATGAAGCCCGTACTCCTTTGATCATTTCCGGCCAGGTGGAGCGGCCCCAGGAGAAGTATCAGCAGGCGGCTCAGGTGGCCGAGGCCCTGGAGCGGGCGGCCGAAGTAGGCAAAGACGGCATTGATCCTGAAGGGGACTACGAGGTGGATGAAAAGCAGAGAAGCTGCACCCTCACCGATGAAGGTTTCAGCAAGGCCGAGCAAATGCTTGGTGTGCAGGATCTGTTTGATCCTCAGGATCCCTGGGCCCACTACATCACCAATGCCCTGAAGGCGAAGGATCTCTTCGTCAAGGATGTGAACTACATCGTTCGTGATGGCGAGGCGGTGATTGTGGATGAGTTCACCGGCCGGGTGATGCCTGGGCGCCGCTGGAGTGATGGACAGCACCAGGCGATTGAAGCCAAGGAGAGCTTGCCGATTCAGCCCGAAACCCAGACCCTGGCGTCGATCACCTACCAGAACTTCTTCCTGCTTTACCCGCGCTTGGCTGGCATGACCGGTACTGCGAAGACCGAAGAAGTGGAATTCGAGAAGACGTACAAGCTTGAAACCACGATTGTCCCCACCAACCGCGTGAGGGCCCGTCAGGACTGGGCCGACCAGGTGTACAAAACCGAAGTCGCCAAGTGGCGTGCCGTGGCCAACGAAACCGCCGACATTCACAAGAAGGGACGGCCGGTGCTCGTGGGCACCACGTCGGTTGAGAAGAGCGAATTGCTCAGCTCGCTTTTGGCGGAACAGGACATCCCCCACAACCTGCTCAACGCCAAGCCGGAGAACGTGGAGCGGGAGTCGGAGATCGTGGCCCAGGCCGGCCGCGCCGGCGCCGTCACCATCGCCACCAACATGGCGGGCCGCGGCACCGACATCATTCTCGGCGGCAACAGCGATTACATGGCGCGCCTCAAGCTGCGGGAAGTGCTGTTGTCGCGGCTGGTGAAGCCGGAGGAGGGTCACAAGCCTCCTGTTCCGCTGCAACGCACTGCAGCCGCAGGCTTCTCTGAGAACCCTGTAGCGGCACCAGCTAAGAACCCAGACAGTCTCTATCCCTGTCTGCTCACCGATGACACCGATCAGGCTTTGGGGCAATTGGCCCGGGATCTGGTGAAGCAATGGGGCGATCGTGCCCTCACCGTGATTGAGCTGGAGGAACGCATCGCCACTGCTGCCGAAAAAGCCCCCACCGATGACACCCAGATTCAGGCGCTTCGGGATGCCATCGCTCGCGTGAGGGGTGAGTACGACGCGGTGGTGAAGCAGGAAGAGGCCCGGGTGCGTGAGGCCGGGGGGCTGCATGTGATCGGCACGGAACGCCATGAATCCCGCAGGGTGGACAACCAGCTGCGCGGTCGTGCCGGTCGTCAGGGCGATCCGGGTTCCACCCGCTTCTTCCTCTCCCTCGGCGACAACCTGTTGCGCATTTTCGGTGGCGATCGCGTTGCCGGCCTGATGAATGCCTTCCGGGTGGAGGAAGACATGCCAATCGAATCAGGAATGCTCACTCGCTCCCTGGAGGGAGCCCAGAAGAAGGTGGAGACGTATTACTACGACATTCGCAAGCAGGTGTTCGAGTACGACGAGGTGATGAACAATCAGCGCCGCGCTGTCTATTCCGAGCGCCGTCGTGTGCTGGATGGCCGGGCCCTGAAGAAGCAGGTGATCGGTTACGGCGAGCGCACCATGAGTGAGATCGTTGAGGCCTATGTGAATCCGGATCTTCCGCCGGAGGAATGGGATCTCGCTCAGCTGGTAGGCAAGGTGAAGGAGTTCATCTATCTGCTCGAGGACCTCACCCCTGAACAGGTGCAGGGTTTGGGCATGGACGAACTGAAGGCGTTCCTGCAGGAGCAATTGCGCAATGCCTACGACCTCAAAGAGGGCCAGATTGAGCAGCAGCGACCTGGGCTGATGCGGGAAGCGGAGCGCTTCTTCATCCTTCAGCAGATCGACACGCTCTGGCGGGAACATCTGCAGTCGATGGATGCCCTGCGGGAGTCCGTTGGCCTGCGCGGTTATGGGCAGAAAGATCCGCTGATCGAATACAAAAACGAGGGCTACGACATGTTCCTCGAGATGATGACCAACATGCGCCGCAATGTGATCTATTCGATGTTCATGTTCCAGCCGCAGGCTCCTCAGACCTGATCCGCAGTTGATTCCGTGGATCCAACAGAACAACGGGTCAACGACCTGATCGTTCAAGGGCACTGGGCTCAAGCCTGGTCCCTCACCGAAACTTGGCCTGAGCAGCCGCTCACTCTTTGGGTGCGTGCCAATTACCTGTTGCAGGACTGCGGCGATGACGCAGGCGCCGAGGTGTTGTTGCGTCGTTTGTTGGCTTCGCCGGGATGTCCGGACCAGGTGCACTTGCGGTTGGGCAAGGCGCTACATGGTCAGGATCGTGTGGCTGAAGCGCTACACCACTATCTGCAGGCGTTGGTGGCCTGCCGCCGGAAACCGGGAGCCGGTTTTGAACATGCTGTGAATGCCTATGGCTTGGCTTGCCTGGAGTTGGGGCTGCACCAGCACTGGCTCGACGTTCTCGAACGGCTGGATGACGATGATCAGCCCCTGCCGATGTGCCCCTACATCGCAGCCCTGGCTCATCTGAGCCTGGGTCAGTGGAGGCCTGGATGGCAGCTCCTGGAACAGCGGGAGCCCTGGTTTCACCGTCAGGACGGCTTCAGCTGTCCTCTCTGGCAGGGCCAGCTGCTGGAGCCAGGCCAGACGGTGCTGATCAGCTCCGATATGGGCATCGGCGATTTCCTCTTCTTTCTGCGCTTTGTGCCGGAACTGCGGCGCTGGTACCAAGCGCTCACCTTGGTGCTGCTGGTGCCACCTGGGCTGATGCAACTTGCTTTGGAATGTGAGTTGTTCGATCAGATCGTCACGGATTCATCTCACTTGCCTGGGCATTTCCCCTGGCAGCTTCGCATTGCATCTCTGCCGGCACTCTTGGGGGTTGATCGGCCTGATCAGTTCCCCCAAGCAGGGTATGTCAAGGTTTCTTCGAAGGCTATCTCGGTTTGGAGCGGCCTGGCATCAGCCACAGCCAGGGCCCGTCCTCTCGTGGCCATTAACTGGGCGGGCAACCGTACGGCGGAGTCGCCTGGGCTCACAGTGCGCGGGCGATCTCTCAGCCTCGATCAGATCGAATCCATAACGGCTCTGCAGCAGGTGGATCTGATCAGCGTGCAGGTCGGTGCCGAGCCCAGTGTGCTGCAGTCATCCCTCGCCCACTGTTGTCATCCAGCCCAACGTCGCTTCGAGGCGTCAGCCCCGGATCTGATCGATACGGCCGCCGTGCTGTCGCACTGCGATCTCGTGATCACCAACGACACCTCGGTGGCTCATCTGGGCGGTGCCCTTGGTCGTCCCACCTGGGTGATGCTCAAGCGGCATCCGTCCTGGCAGTGGGGTGAGGCAGGGCTGACGCCCTGGTACAGCTCGGTGCGCTGCTTCCGGCAACAACGGGCGTTCGACTGGGCTGGGGTGATCAGTGATCTGGATCAGGCGCTGCTGGCCTGGATCGCGGCATGGCCGGCAACGCAGCGCCGTTAATGAATCCGCGGGAGCGATTGCGTTTTGGTTTGGCTCGCTTGCATGCGCAGGACTGGCAGGAGGCGGAGTGTTGCTTCGACCGTCTGCATCTGAAGAGGCCGTCAGGGATCGATTTAAGCCGTGTTCGCCTCTTGCTGGCTGCGGCCCGCCATGGTCAGAACAAACTCATGCCTGCCATGCAGCTGTTGCTGCCTTTGCTGAAGGATCAGCGGGATTCCCGTTGGTTTGAGGAAGCCTTGTTGCACTACGGCAGCCTGTGTTTCGAGTTGGGTTTGGCGCAACATTGGCTGGATTCTTGTGATCGCCTTGGTGTCTCATTTGATCTGGAGCGGCGTAGTGGTAACTCGCAGCTGATCGCCATGCGTGGCGCTGCCAAATTGCTGGTGGGGGATTACCGCGGCGGCTGGGCTGATTCCGAGGCGCGTTCGGCTGTCGGCATGTCCCGGTCGTTAGCTCCCTCGATTCCGAGATGGCTGGATGGTCAGAACAACAGCAAGGCCAGGCTTCTGTTGCTGGCAGATCAAGGCTTTGGTGAACTGCTCTTTTCGCTGCGATTCGTGCCCTTGCTGCGTCAGCAGGTGGGCTTTCTTCAGCTGGCATGTCCGCCAGGATTAGGACGATTCATGGAGCAGACCCAGCTTTTTGATGTCGTTCAGACATCAGACGTGCTTCGACCTGCGGCATTTGATTGCTGTGAATATCTCACCAGCCTTCCGGTGTTGCTGGGGATCGATTCTCCGGATCAGGTGCCGCCACCGGTTTTGAAGTTGGCTCCCGAATCGTGCGCTGACTGGACCTTGGCATTGCGTTCCAGCAGGAATGACGCACCTTTGGTTGCGCTCAACTGGCAGGGTGGAAAGGCTGCTGAGAGTATTTATTCCGGCGGCATTCGTGAACGCTCCTTCCCTGCCGAGGCCCTGGAACAGGTGCGCTCCCTGCAGCGTTGTGATCTTCTGTCGGTGCAGGTGGGTGAAGCGGCCCAAGAGATCCAGGGCACCAGCTTGGCCCCACGGCTTGTGCCACAGCAGGCTCGTTTTGATGCCACACCAGCCGACTTCTTCACCACAGCCTCGGCGTTGATGCGTTGTGATCTGTTGATAACGAACGACACCTCCGTGGCGCATCTGGGTGGTTGCCTGGGCCTGCCCACCTGGGTGGTGTTGCGCAAGCATCCGTCCTGGCACTGGGGCGATGGGGGTGAACGGTCACCCTGGTATCCCTTGCTCCGTTGTTTCCGCCAGAGCATTGCTTTCGATTGGAGCAGTGCCCTGGGTCCTCTGGACCAGGCCTTGGCCGTCTGGCTCAGCGATTGGCGTCGTCGCCGAGGAATTCCAGAATCTCCCGATCCTTGAGGCTCTGCGATTCGCCGCGACAGACATCCCGCAGCTGACGCCCCTCGGACACTTCCCGCAGGCAGCGCTGCAGGTTGGTCACGGTGCTCTCTAGCTCGTCGATGCGTTCCATCAGGTTGCGGATCACGTTGGCTTCCGCATCGGGCAGAGCCGAATGCGCCAGGGGATTGATCCGCACGCCGCTCTGATGGATCACGCGTCCGGGGATCCCCACCACGGTGCAGTCGTGATCCACATCGCGCACCACCACGGATCCGGCGCCGATGCGGGTGTTGGCGCCGATCGTGATCGCCCCGAGCACTTTCGCGCCGGCCCCCACCACCACGTTCTCCGCCAGGGTCGGGTGACGCTTGCCGTGATCTTTGCCCGTCCCGCCCAGGGTGACGCCTTGATAGAGCAGGCAGCGGTTGCCCACTTCGGCGGTTTCACCGATCACCACGCCCATGCCGTGGTCGATGAACACGCTGTGCCCGATCCGGGCTCCGGGGTGGATCTCGATGCCGGTGAGCCCACGGGCCAGTTGGCTCAGGCCGCGCGCCACCAGCTTGAGAGGCAGCCGGCAGGTCCAAAGGCGATGGCTGAACCGGTGCAGGCTGATGGCGTGGAAGCCCGGATAGCAGAAAAGGATTTCCAGCCAGCCACGGGCAGCTGGATCGCGCTCGCGGATGATCGCGAGGTCGGCGCGGATCTGATCAAGCATCGAACGGTGGTCAGCTGGCGGCCGACGGGGTCTGCAGGCCGATCTCCTTGCGGAGAAGATCGATCGTATCGGTGCTGAGGTAGCTCTCAGCGCAGTGCACCTGCGGCATCCGCATCAATTGAGAGCGGTTCTGGCGCAGGCTCTGCTCCACCAGCGGCAGGCTTGGTCGATCGCAGAGCACGTGGCTAGATGCTCTCAGCAGGGCCAGCAGGCGGCTGCCCACATCGGGCGTGGCGGTCATCAGCAGCAGTTCATTGCCCCGCATCGAGTGCAGGATCACCTCAGCGGCCCGCAAGATGCCTGGGCTGATGCTAACCAGGCCCACGCAGCTGCCGGGGCGCAGCTCCTTGAGCATGGCCAGCTCCTGGCGGAAATCATTGAGGTCAACGGCCACGGCGCGGACGCTGTGCTTTTTGGCCAGGTCTTCCACCGGCTGGAGGAAGTAGCGGCTGGTCACCACCGTGCCATTGCTCGAGCTTTCCAAAACGCTCTCCAGTTCTTCCATCGGCACCACCTCCACGGGCACGTCAAGGCAGGGTTCCAGTTCTTCAGCGATCAGCATCGAGGCGCCAATGTCTTCCCGGGGGGTGCTCACCAGCACCCGGGCGCCGCAGCGCAGCCGCCAGTCGATCTCGCGGGTCAGCAGCTCTCGGGTTTGCTGCAGCGTGCAGCCGGCGTTGAGCAGGCCATCCACGCACTTGCGTACTTCCCGATCCAGATCCGTCACACCACGGTTGCGGATGTGCGGTGGGGTTTTGATTTCACGCGGCTTCTGCTGATCGCGCACATAGATGCCGGAGCCGGCCATGGCTTCCACTACGCCATCGGTCTCCAGCTGGCGGTACACCTTGCTGATCGTGTTGCGGTGCAGACCGGTCTGCATGGCCAGTTGGCGCGTGCTTGGAAGCCTGTGGCCAGGGGGATAGTGCCTGGCAGCGATGGCGAAGCAGATCTGGTTGTACAGCTGGGTCGACGCCGGGATATCGCTTTCCTGCTGAATGTGGAATCGCACTCCGATGGGCCGGCTCAAGATGCGGCCACCATAAGGAGCGAATTGCCTGGTGACAATTAGGGGTGTGTCCTGTGGACCTGTGACAATTTCTGAATCCGTAGCCGGACGTTGGGTCGTCATCGATGAAGGCCCTGTGCCGCTGCGCGCATGGTGGGCCGCTCCAGTGCCGTTTGAGCGCGAAATTGATTCTTTTTCGTTTCAAAAACGTGTAGTTATCGTGCTGCCCGAGGTGTTTGGCGTGAATGCCTGGCTCCGCAGCATCACCGATCGCCTGGCCGCCCATGGCATTCCAGCCCTGGCCATTCCCCTTTTTGCTCGGACGGCTCCGGATCTTGACCTCGGCTACTCCGATCAGGATCTGAAGGAGGGTCGTCGGCACAAGGACGCCACCACCGCCGCGCAAATCCTCGCTGATGTTTCAGCGACCATTCTTTGGCTGCAAAAGCGTTGCCCGGCTGTTGAGGTGATGGTGGTCGGGTTCTGCTTCGGGGGGCATGCGGCTTTGCTGGCCGCGACCCTTCCCGACGTGGCGGTCACGTTGAATTTCTACGGTGCTGGAGTCAGTCGTTTCCGTCCTGGTGGCGGGGAACCCACGCTCTCTCTGATCCCTCAGGTCAAAGGGCGGCTCATCTGTCTGTTCGGACTGGCTGACTCCCTGATTCCTGAAGACGATCGCCAGGCGGTTGAGCAGGCTCTACGGCAGGTGGATCCGGTTGGTGATCGCCTGCGCATGGAGCTGTTCCCGGAAGCTGATCACGGCTTCATGTGTGACGCCCGGGGCAGTTTTCAGGCCGCGGCGGCTGAGCGGGGCTGGGCTTTGATCCGGGAGGCGGTCGTTTTCTAGGGTCGAATCAGCCCCTGCTTCAGCCACCAGCCCTTGCGGCGGGCATCGGTTTGCTTCAGCAGGGTGTCGTCCCATGCTTGGAAGGGATTGCCGTGGCGCTCGGCTTCGAGCTGGGTTGCAGGGACCGGGGGATTCCAACTGGCAGGAAGGATCTCGCTGGCGAAGTTGCCGAACGCCATGCTGGTGTCCGGCATCCAAGGCGGTAGTTGAGGTGGTGTTGTTTGTCCTTTGGCGATGGCGTGATGTCGACGTTCGTTCAGCTCCGCCACCAGCTGTCGCCATTGCTCCATTACCACCTTCCAGTCGTAGATCCGTTGGACCCGTTCCCGGCCGGCGGCTCCCATCGCCTGCCGCAGCTCCGGTTGGCTCAGCAGGGTGGAGAGGTGGCGTTGAAACTGATCCAGATCCACAGCGATGCCCTGTGACATCCGGCCGACGGCTAGGCCGAAATCGATGCTCTCGTGAAGCATCCCATGGGCCTCCGCGGCACCGAGACCCTCCACCATGCGGGTGGTCACCCGCAGGCCAGTTGCTGCGCCAGTTTCACCGGGTTGAATCACGCTTTCCTTGTATCCATCCCAGTCGCTCACAAGGCAGGGCAGTTCCGCAGCCATCGCCTCCAGCGGAGTGATCCCGAAGGTTTCCTGGGGGTTGTCAGAGAGGCTGACGAACACATCCGCAGCCCAGCGCACCGGTCCGGCCAGGGAGGCGTCCTTGCCGGGGACCCAGTGCACCTTTAGCCGAGGAGCCAGCTGCTGCACCGCTTGGCGCCAGAGGTTCTGCATCGCTGGTGTGGGAGCTTCCCCGTACACCAGCACTTGCAGCTTCGGATGGCTGCTGTCCTGGAGAGCGGCCAAGGCCTGGAAGAGTGGAGCTGGTTGAAATTTGGTCAGCAGATCGAGGCGACCAGCGATCAGCACGATGTCGGCATCCTGGGCAAGGCCCAGTTGGGTTCGTGCATGACGGCAGGCGTCTTGCTTGCCTTCAGGTGGTGCCCATACCTCCGGACTAATGCCCAGGGGGATCACCGGCAGCTGCGGCCGTTCGAAACGCATCGCTTCGTTGTGCCGACGTAACCAGGCTTCCTGCCGTTCCAGAAAGCCTTCGATCGCCACTCTTGAGGCCTGTGACGTGCAGATCAGGGCATCCCAGTGGCGCACTGGTGCGGTGCAGAACTGTCCCAGCGCGTGTTGGACGTTGTAACTGCACAGCGTATGAACGATGCCCAGCAAGGAGAAGCAACCATCCCCCCAGGGCATCCGTTTCCAGCTCCAGTGGTTTAGGCCGGGGTCTGGGAAGTGGAAGGTTCCACTCTGTTCCGCCGCATCGCCCCAGCGGTCGAGAGGCACAGCCAGGGTTCGAGCCTGAGAGTGAAGGGCTTCAGCCTGGGCGTGGAACCATTCCGCCTCGCCGGTCTGGGGAACGGCCAAATGATGATCACTATTCCCGGAGTACTGCAGATATGCCTCGAGAAATGAGGCGCCAGCCGACTGTCGTCCCAGCGGTTGCTGGGGGTTGACCTCAAAACCGTTGCGCGCCATCACCAGCGTGATGGGCAGCGGTTGTCTGTGTTTGGTCGAATCAGCTGGCATCGCGGTGGGCGAGGTTGCGCCTTGGAGTTGATCCTCTCCCACTCAGGCTTACGGGCTGGAGACCTTGGCGGCGGTGGGCCGCGGCGGTGCCGGGATCGTGCGCACGGCCTTGTTGGCGGCTTGCTCCTTTTCCTCCTTCTTCACCAGCGGTGTTTTGCGTGGGGTGAGGAACATGATCATGTTGCGCCCCTCCCGTTTGGGGGCCTGCTGGATTTCGGCCTTTTCCTCCAGGTCCTTGGCCATCCGCCGCAGCAGGGTCTCTGCCAAAGCGGTGTGTTGAATTTCCCGGCCGCGGAAGATCACGGTGCACTTCACTTTGTCGCCGGCCTTGAGGAAGCGCTGGGCCTGACCGATCCGCACGTCGTAATCGTGCTGGTCGATCTTGTACCGCATCTTGACTTCCTTGACTTCAGTCTGGTGTGACTTCTTCTTGGCTTCCTTGGCTTTCTTTTCCTGCTCGAATTTGAACTTGCCGTAGTCCATGATCCGGCAGACCGGTGGATCGGCCTTTTCGCTCACCAGCACCAGATCCAGTTCCCGGTCGCGGGCCACATCCAGGGCTTCTTCCCGACTGATCACGCCCAGTTGAGCGCCGTCTGAATCGACCACCCGCAACTGGGGATAGTTGATCCGGTCGTTGATGTTGGGCAGCTCCCGAACCGGGGCACGACGGTCAAAACGGGGACGTGGGGGCATTCAGGCGATGACGGGGACAAAAGCAGACAACTTCGGTGCATACAACGTCTGCATCCTTCACCTTAGATGCTGCTCGATCAACGTCATCGCATCCGTCACCGATGCCTGCTCTGGCAGCCAGTGGGGGTTGTGCTGACGCCGGAACCAGGTGCGTTGG
The Synechococcus sp. PROS-U-1 DNA segment above includes these coding regions:
- a CDS encoding glycosyltransferase family 4 protein, producing MPADSTKHRQPLPITLVMARNGFEVNPQQPLGRQSAGASFLEAYLQYSGNSDHHLAVPQTGEAEWFHAQAEALHSQARTLAVPLDRWGDAAEQSGTFHFPDPGLNHWSWKRMPWGDGCFSLLGIVHTLCSYNVQHALGQFCTAPVRHWDALICTSQASRVAIEGFLERQEAWLRRHNEAMRFERPQLPVIPLGISPEVWAPPEGKQDACRHARTQLGLAQDADIVLIAGRLDLLTKFQPAPLFQALAALQDSSHPKLQVLVYGEAPTPAMQNLWRQAVQQLAPRLKVHWVPGKDASLAGPVRWAADVFVSLSDNPQETFGITPLEAMAAELPCLVSDWDGYKESVIQPGETGAATGLRVTTRMVEGLGAAEAHGMLHESIDFGLAVGRMSQGIAVDLDQFQRHLSTLLSQPELRQAMGAAGRERVQRIYDWKVVMEQWRQLVAELNERRHHAIAKGQTTPPQLPPWMPDTSMAFGNFASEILPASWNPPVPATQLEAERHGNPFQAWDDTLLKQTDARRKGWWLKQGLIRP
- the infC gene encoding translation initiation factor IF-3 — translated: MPPRPRFDRRAPVRELPNINDRINYPQLRVVDSDGAQLGVISREEALDVARDRELDLVLVSEKADPPVCRIMDYGKFKFEQEKKAKEAKKKSHQTEVKEVKMRYKIDQHDYDVRIGQAQRFLKAGDKVKCTVIFRGREIQHTALAETLLRRMAKDLEEKAEIQQAPKREGRNMIMFLTPRKTPLVKKEEKEQAANKAVRTIPAPPRPTAAKVSSP